In Deinococcus misasensis DSM 22328, the following proteins share a genomic window:
- the ndk gene encoding nucleoside-diphosphate kinase yields the protein MERTFAMIKPDGVKRALTAEVLARIIKKGYRIVGLKQMVIPREVAEQHYGEHKGKPFFDGLVDFITSGPVVAIALEGEGVIAGWRKMMGATNPANAEVGTIRGDYATFVGENVTHGSDSPESAERELGLFFKAEELL from the coding sequence ATGGAACGTACTTTTGCCATGATCAAGCCCGACGGGGTCAAACGCGCCCTGACCGCCGAAGTCCTCGCCCGCATCATCAAAAAAGGCTACCGCATTGTGGGCCTCAAACAAATGGTGATCCCCCGTGAAGTCGCCGAACAGCACTACGGCGAGCACAAAGGCAAACCCTTCTTCGACGGCCTTGTGGACTTCATCACCTCTGGTCCTGTGGTGGCCATCGCTCTGGAAGGTGAAGGTGTGATTGCAGGCTGGCGCAAAATGATGGGTGCCACCAACCCCGCCAACGCCGAAGTGGGCACCATCCGCGGTGACTACGCCACCTTCGTGGGCGAGAACGTCACCCACGGATCCGACAGCCCTGAAAGCGCTGAACGCGAACTGGGCCTGTTCTTCAAAGCCGAAGAACTGCTTTAA